CGAGATGCTCCGCGAGCTGGCGGGCGTCCCCGACGTGGCGATGATGATGGCCGCCGAGCGCACCGCGCTCGGCGGCCCTCTTCGCGTGGTCCTGGCGACCACGCACCTCGCCCTGCGCGACGTCCCCGCCGCGCTCTCGCCCGACCTCCTGGTCCGGCAGGCCCGGCTCACCCACGCGGCGCTCCGCCGCGCGTGGGGGATCGCGGAGCCCCGCATCGCCCTCTGCGCGGTGAACCCCCACGCCTCGGACGGCGGCCTCTTCGGCGACGAGGAGGCGCGCGTGATGGCCCCGGCGCTGGAGGCGCTGCGCGGCGAGGGGATCGCGGCCACGGGGCCGGTCCCCGCGGACACCGTGTTCACCCGCGCGGTGCGCGGCGAGTTCGACGCGGTGGTGGCTCCCTACCACGACGTGGGGATGGCGGCCTTCAAGACGGCGGCCTTCGGGAGCGGCGTCAACGTGACGCTGGGGCTCCCCTTCCCCCGCACCTCGCCGGACCACGGGACGGCGCTCGACATCGCCGGCCGCGGCGTGGCCGACCCCTCCTCCATGAAGGAGGCGCTCCTCCTGGCGGTCCGCCTCGCGGGCTTTGACAGCGGGGGGCGGCGTAGATAACTTTCGTCCCCGTCCCCAGATCCCCCTCCGAAGCGGCATTCTTCCCGTGATCCGACTCGTCTCCGTACGCAAGGAATACCCGCGCTCCGGAGCGGCCCTCGACGACGTCACCTTCCACCTGCGCAAGGGGGAGTTCGCCTTCCTCACGGGGCACTCCGGCGCAGGGAAGTCGACGATCCTCCGCCTCCTGATGATGGCGGAGCGCCCCACCTCGGGCGAGGTGCGCGTCTCGGGCTTCTCCTCCGTGAAGCTGCGCCAGCGTGAGATCCCGAAGCTGCGCCGCAGGCTGGGCGTGGTCTTTCAGGACTTCCGCCTCCTCCACGACCGCACCGCGGAGGAGAACGTGGCCTTCGCGCTGGAGGTCACCGGGGCCAAGCGTGCCACCATCGCGCCGCGCGTGGCCCGGCTCCTCGCCCAGGTGGGCCTCGCCGCCAAGGCCCGCGCCTATCCGGACGAGCTCTCGGGCGGGGAGCGGCAGCGGGTGGCCGTGGCGCGCGCCCTGGCGAACGACCCGGTGGTCCTCCTCGCTGACGAGCCGACCGGGAACCTGGACGCCTGGGCGGCGCGGGGGGTCTTCGACCTGTTCCGCGAGATCAACGCGATGGGGATGACGGTGCTCATGGCGACGCACGACCTGGATCTGGTCCGCGCCCACCCGGAGTACCGGGTGATCGAGATGAGCCACGGGACGGTCGTGTTCGACTCCGCCGCCGCCGCCGCGCCCGCCATCCCCGCAGTCCCCGAGCGGATCTGACCCATGCCGTACGCACTTCGCGAAGCCCTCTCCGCCTTCCGGCGCTCGCCGCTGCTCACCCTCCTCTCGGTGGTGGCGGTGGCGTTCTCCCTCTTCGTGGTGGCGCTCTTCGGGCTCACGGCGCACAACATCCGCCGGGCGATCGAGCGGATCGAGGAGCGG
The Longimicrobiaceae bacterium DNA segment above includes these coding regions:
- the pdxA gene encoding 4-hydroxythreonine-4-phosphate dehydrogenase PdxA, whose protein sequence is RRATALALAGGADALVTAPLDKAAFHAGGWRFPGHTEMLRELAGVPDVAMMMAAERTALGGPLRVVLATTHLALRDVPAALSPDLLVRQARLTHAALRRAWGIAEPRIALCAVNPHASDGGLFGDEEARVMAPALEALRGEGIAATGPVPADTVFTRAVRGEFDAVVAPYHDVGMAAFKTAAFGSGVNVTLGLPFPRTSPDHGTALDIAGRGVADPSSMKEALLLAVRLAGFDSGGRRR
- the ftsE gene encoding cell division ATP-binding protein FtsE; its protein translation is MIRLVSVRKEYPRSGAALDDVTFHLRKGEFAFLTGHSGAGKSTILRLLMMAERPTSGEVRVSGFSSVKLRQREIPKLRRRLGVVFQDFRLLHDRTAEENVAFALEVTGAKRATIAPRVARLLAQVGLAAKARAYPDELSGGERQRVAVARALANDPVVLLADEPTGNLDAWAARGVFDLFREINAMGMTVLMATHDLDLVRAHPEYRVIEMSHGTVVFDSAAAAAPAIPAVPERI